A single window of Sphingobacterium sp. ML3W DNA harbors:
- a CDS encoding tetratricopeptide repeat protein — protein MNIKSLLLLAAIASAGTSVYAQKNNVNKAKTGIAKFEELKAAGTAQLALPNLKTAQEAIDLAIVNDKTKENPEAWTIYSLVYANLATLDKSAEDAKKAEDGIAKAKSYDSDGANKDNIRIAEQVLGQFNFNNGAEEYQGQKYKEAYDSFEKALVYLPGDTTLIYYGGISALQINDYDKAIAKYKELIPVKEFSSHKQVVVDLPKLFLSAKDTTSALEYAAKAVELYPEDNAAAVQNIEFNLISGREKEIVAGITSQLAKDPNNKSLNYYLGIAQSANKNDEAALEAYKKALAIDPDYFEANTNMAITMMNGVREKLNVLNNDRTLSQAKYNEGVNKIKEEIKPALVYLTKAVELQPTNIDALTNLKNYYIFMQDEAKTSEVTAKIDALN, from the coding sequence ATGAACATTAAATCATTATTATTATTGGCAGCTATCGCATCGGCAGGCACATCTGTTTATGCACAAAAAAATAATGTTAATAAAGCAAAAACGGGTATAGCAAAATTTGAGGAACTTAAAGCTGCTGGAACTGCACAATTAGCGCTACCTAACTTAAAAACTGCACAAGAAGCTATCGATCTTGCTATTGTTAATGACAAAACAAAGGAAAATCCAGAAGCATGGACAATATACTCGCTAGTGTATGCCAATTTAGCAACTTTAGATAAGTCTGCCGAAGATGCTAAAAAAGCTGAGGATGGAATTGCTAAAGCAAAATCCTATGACAGTGATGGCGCTAATAAAGACAACATCCGCATTGCAGAACAGGTATTAGGTCAGTTTAACTTCAATAATGGTGCTGAAGAATATCAGGGTCAAAAGTATAAAGAAGCCTATGATTCATTTGAAAAAGCACTTGTATACTTACCTGGTGATACAACATTAATTTATTACGGAGGTATTTCAGCTTTGCAAATAAATGATTACGACAAGGCAATTGCTAAATATAAAGAACTGATTCCTGTAAAAGAATTTTCTTCTCACAAACAGGTTGTTGTTGATTTACCAAAATTATTTTTATCTGCAAAAGATACAACTTCAGCATTAGAGTACGCTGCAAAAGCAGTAGAATTATATCCTGAAGATAACGCTGCAGCCGTTCAAAACATTGAGTTTAATTTGATTTCTGGTCGTGAAAAAGAAATTGTAGCTGGCATTACATCACAGCTCGCAAAAGACCCTAATAATAAAAGCTTAAACTATTATCTCGGTATCGCTCAATCTGCTAATAAGAATGATGAAGCAGCTTTAGAAGCTTATAAAAAAGCTTTAGCGATTGACCCTGATTATTTCGAAGCAAATACAAATATGGCAATCACTATGATGAATGGTGTACGTGAGAAACTAAATGTCTTAAATAATGATAGAACACTTAGCCAAGCAAAATATAACGAAGGCGTTAACAAAATCAAAGAAGAAATAAAACCCGCTTTGGTATACCTAACAAAAGCAGTTGAGTTGCAACCTACTAATATTGATGCTCTGACTAATTTAAAAAATTATTACATTTTCATGCAAGATGAAGCTAAAACTTCAGAAGTTACTGCGAAAATAGATGCTCTAAATTAG
- a CDS encoding tetratricopeptide repeat protein encodes MKALLTSLVLSATSLTVVAQSNIKEGNNSFALYTQTGDIKNLENARKFSDAAFKTRKDSSSVRNNILRGLVYSSFAVADSTRSQKYTLDPIDESFNALKFINKKKAYKNFPTEVDYIKQNLATALIYKSNTDLKNNKFEDAYMGFLKVDSLGFKNADLKFNLATLAVSSKKYPDAIKYYKELINQDSRKAQYYIELAAVYEKIGTKQDELNTLTAGRLEFPQNKEILFKLIDIYSKNESYGAILPIIDEAIKLEPENVELNYLAGYAYEDAKDIRTAKQYYNQVLRLDANNYASNLALGLIYLKDFLKSKNDEDKQYAQSFLLKANEIKPYDVNALNALSTYYSAIEDFVQLDRVNILLNQLTVN; translated from the coding sequence ATGAAAGCATTATTGACATCATTAGTACTGTCAGCTACAAGTTTAACTGTTGTTGCCCAATCCAATATAAAGGAGGGCAACAACAGTTTTGCACTTTATACGCAAACTGGAGATATAAAAAATCTAGAAAATGCTCGAAAGTTTAGCGATGCTGCATTTAAGACTAGAAAAGACTCCTCCTCAGTACGAAATAATATTTTAAGAGGATTAGTTTATAGTTCTTTTGCAGTTGCAGATTCCACACGAAGCCAAAAGTATACTTTAGACCCCATCGATGAAAGTTTTAATGCTTTAAAATTTATTAATAAGAAAAAGGCCTATAAAAACTTCCCTACTGAAGTTGACTACATTAAACAAAATCTAGCCACTGCCCTTATCTACAAATCTAACACTGATTTAAAGAATAATAAATTTGAAGATGCCTATATGGGATTTCTGAAAGTGGATTCTCTGGGCTTTAAAAATGCTGATTTAAAGTTTAATTTAGCAACTTTAGCGGTAAGTAGCAAAAAGTATCCTGATGCTATAAAATACTATAAAGAGCTAATCAATCAAGATTCTAGAAAAGCACAATATTATATAGAACTTGCAGCTGTATATGAAAAAATCGGGACTAAACAAGATGAGCTTAATACGCTAACAGCAGGAAGATTAGAATTTCCACAAAATAAAGAAATTCTTTTTAAACTCATCGACATCTATTCCAAAAATGAATCTTACGGTGCTATACTTCCAATTATAGATGAAGCAATTAAATTAGAGCCCGAAAATGTCGAGTTAAATTATTTGGCAGGATACGCCTATGAAGATGCTAAAGATATTCGAACTGCAAAACAATATTACAATCAAGTTTTGCGTTTAGATGCTAATAACTATGCTTCAAATTTAGCTTTAGGACTTATTTATTTAAAAGATTTCCTGAAATCAAAAAATGACGAAGATAAGCAGTATGCACAATCTTTTCTTTTGAAAGCAAATGAAATTAAACCATATGATGTGAATGCTCTTAATGCTCTATCGACATATTACAGTGCGATTGAGGACTTTGTGCAATTAGATCGTGTGAATATATTATTAAATCAATTAACAGTTAATTAG